Within the Streptomyces sp. NBC_00353 genome, the region ATGGCGGTGAGGCCTGCGACCAGGGTGTCCCAGGCCTCCGGGTCGTCCCAGCCGGTGTCGATCAGGACCGGTCCGCGGTCGGTGTCCAGGACGTGCACCAGGGTGTGGCCGAGCGGGTTGTCCGGGATGGGGACCTTGATGGACCACACGCCGCCGCCGTGCTCGGTCACCTGTGTCATGAGGTCCCCATCTCTCGTCCCGGCATGCGGCCGTGCTGCGCCGAACCCACTGTAACGAGAACTCGTTCCAGTAGTAGCCCCGGTCGACTATTCGTCCGAGGTCGATCGCCGTCGGATCCGTGGACTCCTGGAACTGGAACTGGTATCAGTTCTGACACAGAGTCAGGTATGGAGTCAGGTGCGGAGTCGGTACGTGCCGGGTCGCGGGAGGCAGCAGCCATGACCGAGCTTGTCGAACACGGAAAACTGTTCATCGGCGGGGAGTTGGTCGATCCGCTCGGCCAGGACGTCATCGAGGTGATATCGCCCCACACCGAGCAGGTCATCGGCCGGGTGCCGCACGCCTGCGAGGCGGACGTGGACCGGGCTGTCGCCGCCGCCCGCCGGGCCTTCGACGAAGGGCCCTGGCCGCGGGCGTCCCTCGACGAGCGGATCGAGGTGATCACGCGGATCAAGGACGCGTTCGCCGTGCGGTACGAGGAGATCGCCCGCGTCATCAGCTCCGAGAACGGAACTCCGTACAGCTCCAGTGTGATGGTGCAGGCGCTCGCCGCGATGATGGTGTGGGACGCGGCGATCACCGTCGCCCGTACCTTCCCGTACGAGGAACGGCGCGACGGCGTCCTCGGGCCGCTGCTGGTGCGCCGGGAGCCGGTCGGCGTCGTCGCGGCCGTCGTGCCTTGGAACGTCCCGCAGTTCACCGCCGCCGCCAAGCTCGCGCCCGCGCTGCTGGCCGGCTGCACGGCCGTCCTCAAGGTCTCGCCCGAATCACCCCTTGACGCCTACATCCTGGCCGAGATCGCCGCCGAGGCCGGGCTCCCCGAGGGCGTGCTGTCGATCCTTCCGGCGGACCGTGAGGTCAGTGAGTACCTGGTCGGGCATCCGGGCATCGACAAGGTGTCGTTCACCGGCTCCGTCGCGGCCGGCCGACGGGTCATGGAGGTCGCTGCGCGCAACCTCACCCGGGTCACCCTGGAGCTGGGCGGCAAGTCCGCCGCCGTCATCCTCCCCGACGCCGATCTCGACGCGGCCGTCGCGGGCATCGTCCCGTTCGCCTGGATGATCAACGGCCAGGCGTGTGTCGCCCAGACCCGCATTCTCGTCCCGCACTCCCGCTACGACGAGATCGCCGAGGCGTTCGCCGCCGCGGCGGGCGCGCTGAAGGTCGGCGACCCGCTCGATCCCGCCACCGAACTCGGCCCGCTGGTCGCGCAGCGTCAGCAGCAGCGTTCCCTCGACTACATCCGGATCGGCCAGGAGGAAGGCGCCAAGATCCTCACGGGCGGCGGCCGCCCGGCCTCCCA harbors:
- a CDS encoding aldehyde dehydrogenase; this encodes MTELVEHGKLFIGGELVDPLGQDVIEVISPHTEQVIGRVPHACEADVDRAVAAARRAFDEGPWPRASLDERIEVITRIKDAFAVRYEEIARVISSENGTPYSSSVMVQALAAMMVWDAAITVARTFPYEERRDGVLGPLLVRREPVGVVAAVVPWNVPQFTAAAKLAPALLAGCTAVLKVSPESPLDAYILAEIAAEAGLPEGVLSILPADREVSEYLVGHPGIDKVSFTGSVAAGRRVMEVAARNLTRVTLELGGKSAAVILPDADLDAAVAGIVPFAWMINGQACVAQTRILVPHSRYDEIAEAFAAAAGALKVGDPLDPATELGPLVAQRQQQRSLDYIRIGQEEGAKILTGGGRPASQERGWYVEPTLFGSVDNSMRIAREEIFGPVICLLPYGDEAEAVKIANDSEYGLSGSVWTADTERGIDIARRVRTGTYSVNTFSLDMLGPFGGYKNSGLGREFGPEGYGEYFEHKMIHLPAGYQPVQPGPQEA